A DNA window from Daucus carota subsp. sativus chromosome 3, DH1 v3.0, whole genome shotgun sequence contains the following coding sequences:
- the LOC108214575 gene encoding protein IQ-DOMAIN 31 yields MGKSPGKWIKTVLFGKKSSKSNAAKDVTSGRKISSVARAPSSDLVENPSAVLETAMQTTNPNGGLPERATEVTRAPTSEVTLLSGVQGADDQGTMPLSSADTDELNRQHQAATKAQAAFRGYLARRAFWALKGIIRLQALVRGHLVRRQAVATLQCMHAIVKFQALVRGRAVRLSDVGREVQYKFGEPVGKPLDMLRANTFPGTLKESSNPFVRKLLSSSPTAMPLSLQYDLGEPNSAWKWLERWSSSSFWVPLARPNKIIDAKPKRKQAGMQSDEVEAVRPKRSVRKISGMNGDSSKLHSSEYEKPKRNPRKSLGHQPESVQEPQNELEKVKRNLRKISATALVPTDTPETVIEKPINPKKTHGSPKHDASEQVADLSSEKPSDIKVSDSSVALPTQPVAEAPSESLALDKPVDVVCDNLSAVELQPLENNEKVENSLKVDEDQTYKEDQSSKESQKRRRRKSNPVKAEYPESVSQNSPTLPSYMQATESAKAKLRAQEAQRFGDEEAENGFTRRHSLPASTNVKLSTPSPRMQKPLQANGKTASKSNRSLTSSRDDKLLQSGWRR; encoded by the exons ATGGGTAAATCACCAGGAAAATGGATTAAGACTGTGCTTTTTGGGAAGAAATCTTCCAAGTCCAATGCAGCAAAA GATGTTACAAGCGGGAGAAAGATTTCATCTGTTGCTAGGGCACCATCCAGTGATTTGGTTGAGAATCCTTCAGCTGTCTTAGAGACTGCTATGCAGACCACTAACCCAAATGGTGGTTTGCCAGAACGTGCGACAGAAGTTACCAGAGCTCCAACTTCTGAGGTTACTTTACTGTCTGGGGTGCAAGGTGCAGATGATCAAGGTACCATGCCACTAAGCTCAGCAGACACTGATGAACTAAATAGGCAACACCAAGCTGCTACGAAGGCACAGGCAGCTTTCAGGGGATACTTG GCGCGGAGGGCATTCTGGGCCCTGAAGGGCATCATAAGGCTGCAAGCGCTTGTTCGCGGACATTTGGTTAGAAGACAGGCTGTTGCAACTTTGCAATGCATGCATGCAATTGTTAAGTTTCAAGCACTTGTTCGAGGGCGTGCTGTCAGACTTTCTGATGTTGGACGTGAAGTGCAATATAAGTTTGGAGAACCTGTG GGTAAACCACTCGACATGCTTCGAGCAAATACTTTTCCTGGGACACTGAAGGAATCGAGCAATCCTTTTGTTAGGAAG CTTCTATCTTCGTCACCTACTGCAATGCCCTTAAGTCTTCAGTATGATTTAGGAGAACCAAATTCTGCATGGAAGTGGCTTGAGCGTTGGTCCTCGTCTAGTTTTTGGGTACCACTCGCACGTCCAAACAAGATTATTGATGCAAAACCTAAGAGAAAGCAGGCTGGTATGCAATCTGATGAAGTAGAAGCAGTTAGGCCAAAAAGAAGTGTTCGCAAGATCTCAGGAATGAATGGTGACAGTAGTAAATTGCATTCCTCAGAATACGAAAAGCCCAAACGTAATCCAAGGAAATCTTTAGGCCATCAGCCGGAATCAGTGCAAGAGCCCCAAAATGAACTTGAGAAAGTTAAAcgtaatttaagaaaaatctccGCAACTGCTTTAGTGCCTACTGATACTCCTGAAACTGTAATTGAGAAACCGATCAATCCGAAAAAAACACACGGCTCCCCGAAGCATGATGCTTCCGAGCAGGTAGCTGATCTTTCTTCTGAAAAGCCTAGTGATATAAAAGTAAGTGATTCATCTGTTGCATTGCCTACACAGCCTGTGGCAGAAGCACCTTCAGAGTCATTGGCATTGGATAAGCCAGTTGACGTGGTGTGTGATAATCTCTCTGCTGTTGAACTACAGCCTTTAGAAAATAATGAGAAGGTAGAAAACAGTCTGAAGGTTGACgaggatcaaacttataaggaaGATCAATCTAGCAAGGAAAGCCAGAAAAGGAGGAGGAGGAAATCCAATCCAGTGAAGGCGGAATATCCTGAGAGTGTGTCTCAGAACTCGCCCACCTTGCCAAGCTATATGCAAGCAACTGAATCTGCGAAGGCAAAGCTTAGAGCACAAGAAGCCCAAAGATTTGGTGATGAAGAGGCTGAAAACGGTTTCACCAGAAGGCATTCTCTGCCAGCCTCAACCAATGTCAAACTTAGCACTCCATCTCCTCGTATGCAGAAGCCATTACAAGCAAATGGCAAGACCGCAAGCAAAAGTAACAGATCTCTCACGTCTTCTAGAGATG ACAAGTTGCTCCAGAGTGGCTGGAGGAGGTGA